Part of the Phragmites australis chromosome 23, lpPhrAust1.1, whole genome shotgun sequence genome is shown below.
CTGGGTGAGCAGTGAAAATTAAGCATCAGATCAGATCCATCCGATTGGATGGGCAAATCTGTCAGACCAGGGACACGACGAGACAGCTGCTTTACTTTGTTGGAAAGAGTAGTACTGTAGTAATAATTGATCACGCATCATGCAAATCGTGCCCCTCTCCATTTTCCACCTGCACTCACTCATGGCTTGATAATGCTATCTGCAATTGCTCCTGACGCAGCGTTTCTGCCTAAAGGAACTATCATGTAGCGTTTAATATCATATATAATCGTTTCAAGTAAACTTCCAGGTGTATTTTCTTTCTACCAATGTGGTTTACTCAAATGAACCATCTGGTGGACTGAGTAGCAACAAGTTACTCAAACAGTACGAAAGGTTGGATATGCATTTCAAGGGCACAATGACTGGCAAAACCTCAACATCAGGTTGAACTCAACTGACACAGAAAACAAATGGACATCAGCGTCAGTCAGTCACCATTGACGCCATGGTGCACAGCTTGCAGACCAAACCTGTTCTCTGAACTCTGAATACTCTGACTGCAGCCGAATCTGCTAAGTACTACTCCTCCTGGGAAGGAGAGGACGGAAGCAGCAAAGTTACAACGGCCGAGCGATCGATCCATCGATCAGACGCTGTACGAGCGTCCATGTCGCACGGCGATGACGTGCCGGTAGCTTGTTCATTATAGGAACGACTGTCGCCTGGGAGCACAGCCATATCCATATGTGGGTATAGTCGCGGCAGGAGGACAGATGTTGATCGGTCGCGTGATGGTCTCCTGGCCTTCTGCCCCGGCCGGCTGGCCGGTCGTACGATGCAGTCGTACGTAGCGCTACTCTTGTACAACAGCCGTTGCACAATGGGCAGGAAGGACTACGAGGTATTTGTTTGGTTCTTCGGATCTTTTCTGGTCTGATGAATACATAAAACCTTAAACAAAAGACTGTTTGATAGTCCGTATTTACTTATTATAGTCTAGCTCAATAAGTGTAAATATATAATTCATTCTAGTTTAGGAGTTCAAGCTCTATATCGATATGTTTACTTGTTGtgctataaaattatttttatataagtaATTAATTATAATGTTAATTCTTATATCTGTTTATACGGTTTTAGATTCAGCTAAACAGAAACTCAGATTAACTTGTTCGAACagatataattaattaaatatttttttaataaatataactaagCTCAGTCtcataagaaaaaaagagcacgtacaaagaaataaaaagaaatcaGAAGTACAAAACAGTACCTCACAGCATGAGCAACAAACTAGGACTAGGACTACGTAGCTAGAGCTTCAGATTGAGATCAACATCCCTCTCTTTCTCGTCCCCGCCGAGAGCACAGGAACGGCCGCCTTCCGTGTACCGCCACGCCGACGAACCGTCGCCGGTTTCAtagtcggcggcggcggcgcaacaTGGCGCTCCGTATGCTGTTGCGTCGTCAATGTGTGCCCGCTGAGGGTGCCCAAGGCACTGGCGGCACGAGTGCGCCGGGATCGCCGCCATTGGAGGTGTTTGGTTGGGAGCGGTAGTAGTTGTTGCAGCTGGGAGGTAGAGGTTGGCGTTCCACCCCACGCTCCGCCGCTCCTTCTTGTGTGCGTTCTGGTGCCCCCCTAGCGCCTGCGACTTGAGGAAGAACTTGTTGCAGAAGAGGCATGGGAAGAGCCTCACACCGCCTCTGCCGCCATTGCCTCCTCCACGATCAACGACAACACCATCAGCAGCGGAGCCAGGAGAGGCGGGCGCCGGCGACGTGGGGCCCAGCGTCAGCGACAGGTTGACGACAtagtcgtcgtcgtcctcggcGGCAGTGGCTACATAAGGAGGAGCCTCCattggagagctagctagcaCGGCCGGTGATCAGCCTTGCTTGCAAACTTCTTTTGTTGCTCTAAGATCAGTACAAAGGGGAGGTGCGTGCTGGTGCTGCTTCCATgagtgagctgagctgagctctTTGGGTTTCGATGGTGAGTGACTGAGTGCtgtgaaggaggagaagaagatatATAATACTTGGACCGTGGAAGAAATGGCAAGCCCACCATGTCCTAAATCTGACATTGCATTATTGCGAGGGCTATTCCGTTCACGTCCAACCCCGGCACCGGCAGTGCCCACATCAACAGCCACAGAGGAAGACGACAAGCAAATTTGGTGCTTACTACTGCTTACTCACCCAAAAGGAGCTCGAGATCATTGCCACAGAGATCATAGTTGGTGGTGATCAATGCCACACTCGTGTAGTTGCAGGTCTTGCATGTGATGGCGATCCATactagtcaaaaaaaaaaaatatgagggggagggggggggggggcagaggTAACCACATGTGTGACGGTAACAAGAtccatgtgaaaaaaaaaagagtttagGTAATAACAGATGATCATAGCCCTAGTTATGCTTCCGTTCTTGCTTCATGTAAAATTTTAATCCCGAGATAACATGTACGTGGACGAGAAGGCCTTATAAGCTAGTACATACACCCAGACATAGATAGGGCTGTAAAAAAAAAGGTAGTTCAAGTTTGACAAATTGCTCAAGCTCAGCTCGAATGGTAAATAAGGAGTTTCATATTGGCTGGCAAATCACTCTAGCTAATGCTCACCTTTATGTTACAACTTAGTTAAGGAGTACACGTTAATATTGTACTTTGAGTTGTGACTTGAAGGAGTACACTCCACATCATTGTAAAGCATGTAAACATCACAAGACTTGGGGCAGTAGTTGTCACTGATAAAAAGAAATGCAGTTCTACGTGTGAATCCCATGCATGTTTGTGATGGGAACAGCGACTTACCTAAACTTTTTACGTATGATAAAGTGTTATATATGTTAATCTCAATTCGAACTGATCCAACAGTAAACCTTAGCCTAATTGCATGAACACATCAATTAGTGCGGAATTAGATGAGCTAACCTTGATTTGGGGACGCCATTAAGGATAGTCTCGGTTGCTCGGGAAGAACAACGACATGGATTAGTACTTTGGTGAATCCAAACCGTAGGAGTTGTCGATGCTCACTGGAGAGGTCGTCGGTGTAGACGCCGGCGACGTGTTGACGTTGTGAGTATATGTAGATCAAAACCAACATATACTTAGTAGTAAAATAGTATAATTATCAATAGAAAAATATCACTGCTTTCGAGAGAGCACCCTCTCTGATTGGGAAGTTGAAAGGTGGTCGTCGCATCGTAAACGAAAAGGAACAGCACATATATGCTGAGttgtcactactatagaaataatcATCAGTATTGACTAAAAACGTCATCAGTAACGATTTTTGAATCGGCACCGGTTACTCGGTAccgataatcatggattatcgGTACCGGCTATATAACCAGTACTATATAACTGGCACTAATAATCAGTATTTGTGTCGG
Proteins encoded:
- the LOC133906815 gene encoding uncharacterized protein LOC133906815, producing the protein MEAPPYVATAAEDDDDYVVNLSLTLGPTSPAPASPGSAADGVVVDRGGGNGGRGGVRLFPCLFCNKFFLKSQALGGHQNAHKKERRSVGWNANLYLPAATTTTAPNQTPPMAAIPAHSCRQCLGHPQRAHIDDATAYGAPCCAAAADYETGDGSSAWRYTEGGRSCALGGDEKERDVDLNLKL